The DNA sequence CCTCCTGGCCGCCTTGGGGGTAACACGCCTATCGGCTTATAAAAAACCCCGGGTGGCCATTCTTTCCTCCGGGGATGAGATTGTGCCCCTTAACGAACGGCCCGGTCTCGGTCAGGTCCGGGACTCCAATGCTTATCTGGCCGCGGCCCAGGTGGCGGAATGGGGCGGCTTGCCCTTAGGCCACGGCATCATCCCCGATGATTTTGCCGCCCTGAAAGGATCTCTGGCCACGGCCCTTAAGGGAGCCGACCTGATCCTGATCTCCGGCGGCAGCTCCGTGGGCACCCGGGATCTGACCTTAAGCGCCATCCAGGCCCTCCCCGGGGCCGAGGTCCTGGTGCACGGAGTAGCGCTCAGGCCCGGCAAACCCACCATCCTGGCCTCCCTGGGGCCGGGGAACCGCACACCTCTTTTGGGATTGCCGGGGCATCCGGCCTCTGCCGCGGTAGTTATGGAAGTCCTGGGTCGTCCCCTGCTGCTGCGCCTGGCCGGGTTTACCGACCAAGCTCCCTGGGGGCGCACCCTAACCGCCAAACTGTCCCGCAACCTGGCCGGGGCCACGGGCCGGGAAGACTACGTGCGGGTGCGCCTGCGCCGCGCGGATGACATCCTTTGGGCCGACCCGATCCTGGGGCCGTCCGGTCTCCTGTCCCCCCTGGTGAAGAGCGACGGCCTGGTAATGATCCCTCTGGGGGTGGAAGGCCTCTTCAAAGGCGAAGACGTGACGGTGCGGCTCTTCGGAGGGGCTTGAGGCAACCGGTCCGTATTGGCTCCGCCCCGGCCTCTGCCCTTTGCCATCAGCAAAAAGACCTCCCCCAAGGCAATATTCCTTTATCCCAAGACCCTGATTATCCGATATAAGTATAAGCGATTGCCAAAAGTTCTTTCCTCTTATTCCCTTCTCCCCTTGTGGGAGAGGGCCAGGGTGAGGGGGGTTAATAAGAAAATAAGGAAAAACTTTTGACAATGACCACAACTGAGCGCTGGATGTGTATCAACGAGTTGTCCGGCTCACTTACTCTGCTTACTGGTGATTTCGTGAAATCCACTCTTCCCCGACCTCTCATCACCCTGCTCACCGATTTCGGAACCCGGGACGCTTACGTGGCATCCATGAAAGGCGTCATCCTCAGCCTCAATCCCGAGGCAGTGTTGGTGGATCTCAGCCACGACATTCCTCCCCAGGATGTGTGGGCCGGGGCCCTGATTCTGGCAGCGGCGGCGCCCTATTTCCCTCCCGGCACCATTCACCTGGCCGTGGTGGATCCGGGGGTGGGCGGTCCTCGCCGAGCCCTGGCCGCTCACAGCCGAGGGCACTTCTGGGTGGGGCCGGATAACGGCCTCTTCCACCTGATCTTCCGTCAAGCCTCCCCTCTGACCATCATATCCCTGGAAAATCCGGTCTATTTCCGTCCCCAGATATCAGCCACCTTCCATGGCCGGGACATCTTTGCCCCCGTGGCGGCCCACCTTTCCTTGGGGGTGGACCTGAACCGGTTAGGGCCCGGGATCACTGATCCCGTTCTCCTGGATTGGCCCGAACCTTCGTTCGGCCCGGAGGCCATCCGGGGGGAGATTGTTTATGTGGACCATTTTGGCAATCTGGTAAGCAATGTCAGCTATAGTGAGTTCGCAGCCTGGCGGGGGAATCAAGCCATAAGACTTCAGATGGGTCCTGTCACGATCCAGGGCCTGGCCCGGACATACAGCGACGGAGCTCCCGGAGAATTCCTGGCTCTGGTGGGCAGCCACGGGTTTCTCGAAATCGCCTGCGCCATGGATAATGCGGCCCGGCGCCTGAACGCCGGAGTGGGTCTGACGGTTACGATTCGCCAGGGCTAATCAGGACACGGAATAACGTGCTAAAAACGACAATTTATCCGATATAACCTTGACCCGGCCGAGGATGATAATTATTCCTAAAGAAGAGTTTTGAACGGGTTTGAACTTCCCGAAGGCTGGGCTTTGGCGGGTCGGTCTTCAGGGGCCGGCAACCAAACGAAGCAGAGGGAGGAAATGATACCCCATGGACGTTCTGATGCTATCTCGCCTGCAGTTTGCGGCGGCCACCTTTTTCCACTTTCTTTTTGTACCCCTGACCTTGGGTCTGTCCATCCTCATCGCCATCATGGAAACCATTTATGTCCGGACCGGCGATGAGGATTACCGGCGCATGGCTAAATTTTGGGGCAAAATCTTTCTGGTGAACTTTGCCGTGGGGGTGGTAACCGGGATTACCCTGGAATTTCAATTCGGCACTAACTGGTCCCGCTACTCCCGGTATGTGGGGGATATCTTCGGGTCGCTATTGGCCATCGAGGCCACCCTGGCGTTTTTTCTGGAGTCCACTTTCCTGGCGGTCTGGGCCTTCAGCTGGGATCGCCTCTCCCCTCGCTTCCACGCCGTCTGCATCTGGCTGGTGGCTTTCGCCTCCAACCTTTCGGCTGTCTGGATTCTGATCGCCAACTCTTGGATGCAGCATCCGGTGGGCTATGTGCTGCGCAACGGCCGGGCCGAAATGAATGACTTTTTGGCCGTGGTCACCCAGAGATTTGCCATTCAACAATTTTTGCATACCGTGAGCGGGGCTTATATCCTGGCGGGCTTCTTCGTCATGGGGATCAGCGCTTATCACCTGCTGCGGCGGCAGAACACGACCTTTTTCACCAAGTCCTTCCGCCTGGCCCTGGGCTTTGCCCTGATCTTCTCCATAGTTGAGATCGTCCAGGGGGACCTGCACGGCGCCGAAGTAGCCAGGATTCAACCTACCAAACTGGCGGCCATGGAATCCCTCTGGAATACTCAGGCCGGGGCCCCCATGTACCTGTTTCTGATCCCCGATCCGGCCCGCGAAAAGAACCTGATGGAGTTCGGCCGCATCCCCAACGGCCTGAGCATGTTGGCCTACAAGGACCCCCAGGCCGTGGTCAAAGGCCTCAAGGATTTCCCCAAGGATGACCGGCCGCCGGTGGCCCTGACCTTTGTCGCTTTCCGGCTCATGGTAGGACTGGGGTTCCTCTTTGTCCTCCTCACGGTGGTGGGCTGGTTCAAGCGCAAAAAACTGGAGAATAGCCCGGGCTACCTGAAGCTGATGCTTTATGCCATCCCGCTGCCCTACATCGCCCTGCAGGCCGGATGGATAGTGGCGGAAGTGGGCCGGCAGCCCTGGATCGTCTACGGCCTGATGCGCACCTCCGACGCCGTGTCTCCCATCGCCGCCTCCCAGGTGTGGGTGAGCCTGGTGGCCTTTATCCTGGTCTATTCGCTCTTGGGC is a window from the Desulfobaccales bacterium genome containing:
- the glp gene encoding gephyrin-like molybdotransferase Glp, whose protein sequence is MSPLEFFRLQTRQEVLALYDRFPPVGVEEVELAAALGRILAAPIAAPEDVPGFLRSTMDGYAVRAKDTFGSSVGAPQYLEIKGEVPMGVAPELGIAGGETLRVPTGAMLPEGATAVVMLEYTAEHPDGTLEVRRAVAPGENVLKPGEDVAREEELFPAGRRLRPQEIGLLAALGVTRLSAYKKPRVAILSSGDEIVPLNERPGLGQVRDSNAYLAAAQVAEWGGLPLGHGIIPDDFAALKGSLATALKGADLILISGGSSVGTRDLTLSAIQALPGAEVLVHGVALRPGKPTILASLGPGNRTPLLGLPGHPASAAVVMEVLGRPLLLRLAGFTDQAPWGRTLTAKLSRNLAGATGREDYVRVRLRRADDILWADPILGPSGLLSPLVKSDGLVMIPLGVEGLFKGEDVTVRLFGGA
- a CDS encoding SAM-dependent chlorinase/fluorinase, which codes for MTTTERWMCINELSGSLTLLTGDFVKSTLPRPLITLLTDFGTRDAYVASMKGVILSLNPEAVLVDLSHDIPPQDVWAGALILAAAAPYFPPGTIHLAVVDPGVGGPRRALAAHSRGHFWVGPDNGLFHLIFRQASPLTIISLENPVYFRPQISATFHGRDIFAPVAAHLSLGVDLNRLGPGITDPVLLDWPEPSFGPEAIRGEIVYVDHFGNLVSNVSYSEFAAWRGNQAIRLQMGPVTIQGLARTYSDGAPGEFLALVGSHGFLEIACAMDNAARRLNAGVGLTVTIRQG
- a CDS encoding cytochrome ubiquinol oxidase subunit I; this translates as MDVLMLSRLQFAAATFFHFLFVPLTLGLSILIAIMETIYVRTGDEDYRRMAKFWGKIFLVNFAVGVVTGITLEFQFGTNWSRYSRYVGDIFGSLLAIEATLAFFLESTFLAVWAFSWDRLSPRFHAVCIWLVAFASNLSAVWILIANSWMQHPVGYVLRNGRAEMNDFLAVVTQRFAIQQFLHTVSGAYILAGFFVMGISAYHLLRRQNTTFFTKSFRLALGFALIFSIVEIVQGDLHGAEVARIQPTKLAAMESLWNTQAGAPMYLFLIPDPAREKNLMEFGRIPNGLSMLAYKDPQAVVKGLKDFPKDDRPPVALTFVAFRLMVGLGFLFVLLTVVGWFKRKKLENSPGYLKLMLYAIPLPYIALQAGWIVAEVGRQPWIVYGLMRTSDAVSPIAASQVWVSLVAFILVYSLLGAVAFYLIAKFAKQGPEPAPAVTAGEVS